A window from gamma proteobacterium SS-5 encodes these proteins:
- the ispG gene encoding flavodoxin-dependent (E)-4-hydroxy-3-methylbut-2-enyl-diphosphate synthase, whose translation MTPNATPKRHPTPSVRIGSVRLGAAHPVLVQSMTNTDTADVAASLRQIMELARAGSELVRITVNNAEAARAVPAIREGLERQGLDVPLVGDFHFNGHRLLADFPDCAQALAKYRINPGNVGSGQTRDESFAAMIETAIRYDKAVRIGVNWGSLDKELLARMMDANACAAEPLAPDELMHEIMVTSALESAAQAERIGLAAERIVLSCKMSGVQDLIAVYRRLASRSHYALHLGLTEAGMGSKGIVASTAALAVLLQEGIGDTIRISLTPAPGESRSGEVRVAREILQSMGLRAFIPEVIACPGCGRTSSGTFQELAQQVQDHLAEAMPRWQAQYPGVERLKVAVMGCIVNGPGESKHADIGISLPGNGENPAAPVFIDGQKAQTLKGPHISQDFIALLDGYIQQRFGQGLG comes from the coding sequence ATGACCCCAAACGCCACGCCCAAACGACACCCCACCCCCTCTGTGCGTATCGGCTCGGTGCGGCTGGGTGCCGCCCATCCGGTGCTGGTGCAGTCCATGACCAACACCGACACCGCCGATGTGGCCGCCAGCCTGCGTCAGATCATGGAGCTGGCCCGGGCCGGTTCCGAGCTGGTGCGCATCACGGTAAACAACGCCGAGGCCGCCCGCGCCGTGCCCGCCATCCGCGAGGGGCTGGAGCGCCAGGGCCTGGATGTGCCACTGGTGGGGGATTTCCACTTCAACGGCCATCGTCTGCTGGCGGACTTCCCCGACTGTGCCCAGGCCTTGGCGAAATACCGCATCAACCCCGGCAATGTGGGCAGCGGCCAGACCCGCGACGAGAGCTTCGCGGCGATGATCGAAACCGCCATCCGCTACGACAAGGCGGTGCGCATCGGCGTCAACTGGGGCAGCCTGGACAAGGAACTGCTGGCGCGGATGATGGACGCCAACGCTTGCGCCGCCGAGCCCCTGGCACCGGATGAGCTGATGCACGAGATCATGGTCACCTCGGCGCTGGAGAGCGCGGCCCAGGCCGAGCGCATCGGTCTGGCGGCGGAGCGCATCGTGCTCTCCTGTAAGATGAGCGGCGTGCAGGATTTGATTGCGGTCTATCGCCGCCTGGCCAGCCGCAGCCACTACGCCCTCCACCTGGGCCTGACCGAAGCGGGCATGGGCTCCAAGGGCATAGTCGCCTCCACCGCAGCGCTGGCGGTGCTGCTGCAAGAGGGCATAGGCGACACCATCCGCATCTCCCTCACCCCGGCGCCGGGGGAATCGCGCAGCGGCGAGGTGCGAGTGGCCCGCGAGATTCTGCAATCCATGGGCCTGCGCGCCTTTATCCCCGAGGTCATCGCCTGCCCCGGCTGCGGCCGCACCAGCAGCGGCACCTTCCAGGAGCTGGCGCAGCAGGTACAGGACCACCTGGCCGAGGCCATGCCGCGCTGGCAGGCGCAGTATCCCGGCGTGGAGCGGCTCAAGGTGGCGGTGATGGGCTGCATCGTCAACGGCCCCGGCGAAAGCAAGCACGCCGACATCGGCATCAGCCTGCCGGGCAACGGCGAAAATCCGGCAGCCCCGGTGTTCATCGACGGCCAAAAGGCCCAGACCCTGAAAGGCCCCCATATCAGCCAAGACTTCATCGCCCTGCTGGATGGCTACATCCAGCAGCGGT
- a CDS encoding TRAP transporter small permease subunit — MFLLRLQGFIDGFSDLLGRIAALLFILLLFNVFYDVAARYLFNSVNLGLQELEWHLYASMFMLGIPFALKSGSHVRVDVIYDRLSARGRAWIDLFGSLLLLLPFTLLIAWYGVDFVKDAYSIGEGSPDPGGLPHRWVIKSVIPFAMLFNFISGIGFMLAALNCLLGHSGADCADQASSTSTSTGTGGGI, encoded by the coding sequence TTGTTTCTGCTCCGCCTGCAAGGCTTCATCGATGGCTTTTCTGATCTGCTGGGCCGGATTGCCGCCCTGCTGTTCATCCTGCTGCTGTTCAATGTCTTCTACGATGTGGCGGCGCGCTATCTGTTCAACTCGGTCAACCTGGGCCTGCAGGAGCTGGAATGGCACCTGTACGCCAGCATGTTCATGCTCGGTATCCCCTTCGCCCTGAAGAGCGGCAGCCATGTGCGGGTGGATGTGATTTACGACCGCCTCTCAGCCCGTGGCCGCGCCTGGATCGACCTGTTCGGCAGCCTGCTGCTGTTGCTGCCCTTTACCCTGCTGATTGCCTGGTACGGGGTGGATTTCGTCAAGGATGCCTACAGCATCGGCGAGGGCTCGCCGGACCCCGGCGGGCTGCCCCATCGCTGGGTGATCAAGTCGGTGATCCCCTTCGCCATGCTGTTTAACTTCATCAGCGGCATCGGCTTCATGCTCGCCGCGCTCAACTGCCTGCTCGGCCACAGCGGAGCGGACTGCGCCGACCAGGCCAGCAGCACCAGTACCAGCACCGGCACCGGCGGAGGCATCTAG
- a CDS encoding TRAP transporter large permease subunit yields the protein MIGVIMFFVALLLLLLGFPVAYTFGGVALIFGVFAQGPDIFAFMPFRIQSIMENTTLMAVPLFVFMGIVLQRTQLAEQLLEAMGQLFGPVRGGLAISTVLVGALLAASTGVVGASVVAMGLISLPVMLKYHYDKRLASGTICAAGTLGQIIPPSIILIILGDVLGIPVGDLFKAAILPGSVLIGTYLVYILTITFIRPEAAPALPRDASLNRRAFYLKALKAIVPPLALVLVVLGSIFAGVATPTESSALGGVGALILALIYRQFSWRMLFEAARDTVKVTAMVFAILLGATAFSMAFSYTGGEEIVEEVLTNLPGGATGFLVLSMLAILVLGFFIDFVEIAFIIVPILAPVADALGIAPLWFAILIAMNLQTSFLTPPFGFSLFYLKGVAPAGVRTLDIYRGVVPFILLQILVLATVMLFPQLYGLNA from the coding sequence ATGATCGGCGTCATCATGTTCTTCGTGGCCCTGCTCTTGCTGCTGCTGGGCTTTCCCGTGGCCTACACCTTCGGTGGCGTGGCGCTGATCTTTGGCGTCTTTGCCCAGGGTCCGGACATCTTCGCCTTCATGCCCTTCCGCATCCAGAGCATCATGGAGAACACCACCCTGATGGCGGTGCCCCTGTTCGTGTTCATGGGCATAGTCTTGCAGCGCACCCAGCTGGCGGAGCAGTTACTGGAGGCCATGGGCCAGCTGTTCGGACCGGTGCGCGGCGGCCTGGCCATTTCCACCGTGCTGGTGGGCGCCCTGCTGGCGGCCTCCACCGGCGTGGTCGGTGCCTCGGTGGTAGCCATGGGCCTGATCTCCCTGCCGGTGATGCTCAAGTACCACTACGACAAGCGCCTGGCCAGCGGCACCATCTGCGCCGCCGGCACCCTGGGGCAGATCATCCCGCCATCGATCATCCTGATCATCCTCGGCGATGTGCTGGGCATCCCGGTGGGTGACCTGTTCAAGGCGGCGATACTGCCCGGTTCGGTGCTGATCGGCACCTATCTGGTCTATATCCTGACCATCACCTTTATCCGCCCCGAGGCGGCCCCGGCCCTGCCGCGGGATGCCAGCCTCAATCGGCGCGCCTTTTATCTCAAGGCGCTCAAGGCCATAGTCCCGCCCCTGGCGCTGGTGCTGGTGGTGCTGGGCTCGATCTTTGCCGGGGTGGCCACGCCCACCGAGTCCTCTGCCCTGGGCGGCGTGGGGGCCTTGATCCTGGCGCTGATCTATCGCCAGTTCAGTTGGCGGATGCTGTTTGAGGCCGCCCGGGATACGGTCAAGGTGACCGCCATGGTGTTCGCCATCCTGCTCGGTGCCACGGCCTTTTCCATGGCCTTCAGCTACACCGGCGGCGAGGAGATCGTCGAGGAGGTGCTAACCAACCTGCCCGGCGGCGCCACCGGCTTTCTGGTGCTGTCCATGCTGGCCATACTGGTGTTGGGCTTTTTCATCGACTTTGTGGAAATCGCCTTCATCATAGTGCCCATCCTGGCCCCGGTGGCCGATGCCCTGGGCATAGCACCGCTCTGGTTCGCCATCCTCATCGCCATGAACCTGCAGACCAGCTTTCTCACCCCGCCCTTCGGCTTCTCCCTGTTTTACCTCAAGGGCGTGGCCCCAGCCGGGGTGCGCACCCTGGACATCTACCGGGGGGTGGTGCCCTTTATCCTGCTGCAGATCCTGGTGCTGGCCACGGTCATGCTGTTTCCGCAGCTGTACGGTCTGAATGCTTAG
- a CDS encoding NAD(P)H-dependent oxidoreductase subunit E → MPAAATQTTTELVAQVCGRFGHDRTRLMDMLWALQKALRGIDKATQALLAQELGTRRVVIEGMVSFYAFFTDRPTGRLAIRLCDDVIDRHAGMEEISRTLQQELGLGLEQTSADGLFSLHHTPCIGLSDQAPALLVNEVPVTRLTPERARELIRWLRRNPDPAGLAQTLVGDFAPLGDGCNADPLIHSLVENQIRLPGPVLFAEHRPFSGLQAALQQSPAQLIAELSRSGLRGRGGAGFPTGRKWDFTHRPPAERRYLICNADEGEPGTFKDRVLLTEKPDLLIEGMVIAARAIGCAEGIIYLRAEYEYLLAWLENRLAAARAAGWLGQAIGGVQGFDFDIRIQMGAGAYVCGEESALISSCEGLRGEPKNRPPFPAERGYLGCPTCVDNVETLACAARIFAEGADWFRALGTEQSSGSKLLSISGDCARPGVYEVEFGVSIAELLALVGAEQTGAVLVGGPSGQFIGADQFERRIGFEDLPTGGALLIFNQSRNLLQVVNHYLDFFIDESCGYCTPCRVGTVFMKKRMEKLVKGSAEPSDLDYLKNLGATLRASSRCGLGLTAPNPVLSTMEHFPMIYSALVKPPKDGQHAYFDIQAALEESRHLAKRRSMIYDVDYEN, encoded by the coding sequence ATGCCCGCTGCCGCCACCCAGACCACAACCGAACTCGTCGCCCAGGTCTGTGGCCGCTTTGGCCATGACCGCACCCGGCTGATGGATATGCTCTGGGCCTTGCAGAAAGCGTTGCGCGGCATCGACAAGGCCACCCAGGCCCTGCTGGCGCAGGAATTGGGTACGCGCCGGGTGGTGATCGAGGGCATGGTCAGCTTCTATGCCTTCTTTACCGACCGGCCCACCGGCCGGCTGGCGATTCGCCTGTGTGACGATGTCATCGACCGCCATGCCGGTATGGAGGAGATCAGCCGCACCCTGCAGCAGGAGCTGGGCCTGGGTCTGGAGCAAACCAGCGCCGATGGCCTGTTTTCCCTGCATCACACCCCCTGCATCGGCCTGAGCGATCAGGCCCCGGCGCTGCTGGTGAATGAGGTGCCGGTGACCCGCCTGACCCCGGAGCGCGCTCGAGAGCTGATCCGCTGGCTGCGGCGGAACCCCGATCCTGCTGGCTTGGCCCAGACCCTGGTGGGCGATTTTGCCCCGCTGGGGGATGGCTGCAATGCCGATCCCCTGATCCATAGCCTGGTGGAGAACCAGATTCGCCTGCCTGGCCCGGTGCTGTTCGCTGAGCATCGGCCCTTCAGCGGCTTGCAGGCGGCGCTGCAGCAGTCCCCGGCGCAGCTGATCGCCGAGCTGAGCCGCTCCGGTCTGCGCGGGCGTGGCGGTGCCGGGTTTCCCACCGGGCGCAAGTGGGACTTCACCCATCGGCCGCCGGCGGAGCGGCGCTATCTGATCTGCAACGCCGATGAGGGCGAGCCGGGCACCTTCAAGGACCGGGTGCTGCTCACCGAGAAGCCCGACCTGCTCATCGAGGGCATGGTCATAGCGGCACGGGCCATCGGCTGTGCCGAGGGCATCATCTACCTGCGCGCCGAGTACGAGTACCTGCTGGCCTGGCTGGAGAATCGCCTGGCGGCTGCGCGTGCGGCCGGTTGGCTGGGGCAGGCCATTGGCGGGGTGCAGGGGTTTGACTTCGATATCCGCATCCAGATGGGTGCCGGGGCCTATGTCTGCGGCGAGGAGAGCGCCCTGATCAGCTCCTGCGAGGGCCTGCGCGGCGAGCCGAAGAACCGTCCACCCTTTCCCGCCGAGCGCGGCTATCTGGGCTGCCCCACCTGCGTGGATAACGTCGAGACCCTGGCCTGCGCGGCACGCATCTTCGCCGAAGGGGCGGACTGGTTCCGTGCCCTGGGCACCGAGCAGAGCAGCGGCAGCAAACTGCTCAGCATCAGCGGCGACTGCGCCCGGCCCGGGGTCTATGAGGTGGAGTTTGGTGTTTCTATTGCCGAGCTGTTGGCCCTGGTTGGGGCTGAACAGACCGGTGCCGTGCTGGTGGGCGGGCCGTCAGGGCAGTTCATCGGCGCGGATCAATTCGAGCGGCGCATCGGTTTTGAGGACCTGCCCACCGGCGGCGCCTTGCTGATCTTCAACCAGAGCCGCAACCTGCTGCAGGTGGTCAACCACTACCTGGACTTCTTCATTGACGAAAGCTGCGGCTACTGCACCCCCTGCCGGGTGGGCACGGTGTTCATGAAAAAGCGCATGGAGAAGCTGGTCAAGGGCAGCGCCGAGCCGTCCGATCTGGATTACCTGAAGAACCTGGGTGCCACCCTCAGGGCCAGCAGCCGCTGCGGCCTGGGCCTGACCGCGCCGAACCCGGTGCTCAGCACGATGGAACACTTCCCGATGATCTACTCGGCCCTGGTCAAGCCACCCAAGGACGGCCAGCACGCCTACTTCGACATCCAGGCCGCGCTGGAAGAGTCCCGCCACCTCGCCAAGCGCCGCTCGATGATCTACGACGTGGATTATGAAAATTAG